Proteins from a single region of candidate division KSB1 bacterium:
- a CDS encoding glycosyltransferase family 2 protein — MPRIVAVIPACDEEQSVGKVVKEIPQPPVEKIIVVNNNSHDRTAEVAAAAGARVVFEGEPGYGAACLRGIAEAKTLGAEIVVFLDADRSDYPEEIPALIAPILAGECDFVIGSRALGVKEKGAMTPQQIFGNWLACFLMRFLLGARYSDLGPFRSISMAALEKLQMRDRNYGWTVEMQIKAALRRLRVREVPARYRKRIGKSKISGTVKGTLLAGWKIVTTILRHAFFPQFFLAASFSPFIR, encoded by the coding sequence ATGCCCAGGATCGTCGCCGTCATTCCCGCCTGTGATGAAGAGCAATCCGTCGGCAAAGTGGTGAAAGAAATTCCGCAGCCGCCGGTTGAAAAAATTATTGTCGTCAACAACAACTCCCATGATCGCACCGCCGAAGTCGCAGCGGCGGCCGGCGCGCGTGTGGTTTTTGAAGGCGAGCCGGGTTACGGCGCGGCGTGTCTGCGCGGCATTGCCGAGGCCAAAACCCTCGGCGCGGAGATCGTGGTTTTTCTCGACGCCGATCGCAGCGACTATCCCGAAGAAATTCCCGCCTTGATCGCGCCGATCCTGGCCGGCGAATGCGATTTCGTCATCGGCTCGCGCGCGCTGGGCGTGAAGGAAAAAGGCGCGATGACCCCGCAGCAGATTTTCGGCAATTGGCTGGCGTGCTTCTTGATGCGCTTCTTGCTTGGCGCGCGCTACAGCGATCTCGGGCCATTTCGCTCGATTTCCATGGCGGCGTTGGAAAAATTGCAGATGCGCGACCGCAACTACGGCTGGACGGTGGAAATGCAAATCAAAGCCGCGCTGCGCCGCTTGCGCGTGCGGGAAGTGCCGGCGCGCTATCGCAAGCGCATCGGCAAATCCAAAATCTCCGGAACCGTCAAGGGCACGCTGCTGGCCGGATGGAAGATTGTCACGACGATCTTGCGACATGCGTTCTTTCCTCAATTTTTTCTCGCCGCCAGCTTTTCACCATTCATCAGGTGA
- a CDS encoding PorV/PorQ family protein — protein MKIRSFYLVLLIGALAVVWVTDVSAQVNKRLGTAGASELLVPVGARDLAMGNAGVASSRGVEALHWNPAGVSRMSSTAEGMFSYMKYIADINLNYAAVAASFKDIGTFAFSFKAFDFGNISLTTEDDSEGRAGRTYTPTYTTLGVGYSRALTDAISAGVNLKLVSERIDLVSASGVAFDVGVQYTQLAGLKGVGLGVAVKNIGPQMKFDGTGLLRDAVPSGTRRPEQKLKSDAASFELPSSIEIGLSYDYLIGENYVFRASGAFANNNLAENEYHFGGELGYMASGLQFFGRGGYTIAENNDNDINPFGATLGAGLVYKAPGINVTIDYAWRDVKFFEANNIFSLKLGF, from the coding sequence ATGAAAATACGCAGTTTTTATCTCGTGCTTCTGATCGGTGCCCTGGCTGTCGTTTGGGTGACCGATGTTTCGGCGCAAGTCAACAAGCGCCTCGGCACCGCCGGAGCCTCGGAATTGTTGGTTCCTGTCGGCGCCCGGGATTTGGCGATGGGCAATGCCGGCGTGGCCTCCTCACGCGGCGTTGAAGCGCTGCACTGGAACCCGGCTGGTGTCTCCAGAATGTCTTCCACTGCCGAAGGCATGTTTTCCTACATGAAGTATATCGCCGATATTAATTTGAACTATGCCGCGGTCGCTGCGAGCTTCAAAGATATCGGCACCTTTGCCTTTAGCTTTAAAGCTTTTGATTTTGGCAACATTTCGCTGACCACCGAAGATGATTCCGAAGGCCGGGCGGGCCGCACCTATACGCCGACTTACACGACGCTTGGCGTCGGCTATTCCCGCGCCTTGACCGATGCCATCTCCGCCGGCGTCAATTTGAAGCTGGTCTCCGAGCGCATCGATTTGGTCAGCGCCTCCGGTGTGGCTTTTGATGTTGGCGTACAATATACGCAACTGGCCGGCTTGAAAGGCGTCGGCTTGGGCGTGGCGGTTAAAAACATCGGACCACAAATGAAGTTTGACGGCACCGGCCTGCTGCGCGACGCCGTGCCTTCCGGCACCCGCCGTCCCGAGCAGAAGCTCAAATCCGATGCCGCCAGCTTCGAGCTGCCGTCGTCGATTGAGATTGGTTTGAGCTATGATTATCTCATCGGCGAGAATTACGTTTTCCGCGCCAGCGGCGCTTTTGCCAACAATAACCTGGCTGAAAACGAATATCATTTCGGCGGCGAGCTGGGCTATATGGCCTCCGGCCTGCAGTTCTTCGGCCGCGGCGGCTATACCATTGCCGAGAACAATGACAATGACATCAATCCCTTTGGCGCGACGCTCGGCGCCGGCCTGGTGTACAAGGCTCCGGGCATCAACGTCACCATTGATTATGCCTGGCGCGATGTCAAATTCTTTGAGGCCAACAATATCTTCTCGTTGAAACTCGGCTTCTAA
- a CDS encoding GWxTD domain-containing protein produces MKLKCLLFISLSFFILLAHSSLFAQTAPQSKPFLMNFDYSRFRSTAGAGYLELYYSFYCGQITFDSSGEHLKGGVALRTDLIDAQTGKAVIKERVVVPVIVDDTSTTAWKTTPVLHQAGRLVPFGNYRLHIVAYDSANPARRDSLSLPLEMKAQTERPAISDLELCSSIQASANKSHPYFKNSHEVTPNPSLVYGSLAPVVYVYAELYDVDTTKVYAVDYEMIDEGGAVVKTVSRQRRYRATNTVEIGTLNAVALKPGKYTLRLSVRDSPSGQRTQSQKVFYVYQPPTLSAQPVSTPSSLAVAIEALTAKEVEDEFQKVKYIADKTEIDFFSQLKTPQAQKDFLKEFWARRETGSATEAPRRRIDYLRRVELVTERYSSYTKKGWRTDRGRVFILYGPPDEIERHASEGVSKPYEVWYYYQIENGVQFIFLDKNGFGDYELVHSTKRGELYDEGWSRFLQ; encoded by the coding sequence ATGAAACTTAAATGCCTCCTCTTTATCTCATTGAGCTTCTTCATTCTACTGGCGCATTCATCTCTCTTCGCCCAAACTGCGCCGCAATCCAAACCCTTCCTGATGAATTTTGACTACTCCCGCTTCCGCAGCACTGCCGGCGCCGGCTACCTGGAATTATATTACTCATTTTATTGCGGACAAATCACTTTTGATTCGAGCGGTGAACACTTGAAAGGCGGGGTGGCGCTGCGCACTGATTTGATCGATGCGCAGACCGGGAAAGCGGTGATCAAGGAGCGAGTGGTGGTGCCAGTCATCGTCGATGATACGAGCACGACAGCGTGGAAAACCACGCCGGTTTTGCACCAAGCCGGACGTTTGGTGCCGTTCGGCAACTATCGCCTGCATATCGTGGCGTATGACTCCGCCAACCCGGCGCGGCGCGACAGCCTCAGCCTGCCGCTCGAAATGAAAGCCCAGACAGAACGCCCGGCCATTAGTGATTTGGAGCTGTGCTCCTCCATTCAAGCCTCGGCAAACAAGAGCCACCCGTATTTTAAAAATTCTCACGAAGTGACGCCCAATCCGAGTCTGGTCTATGGCAGCCTCGCGCCGGTGGTTTATGTTTATGCGGAATTGTATGACGTCGATACGACCAAGGTTTATGCTGTGGATTACGAGATGATCGACGAGGGCGGCGCTGTTGTGAAAACGGTGTCACGCCAGCGCCGTTACCGGGCGACAAACACCGTTGAAATCGGCACGTTGAACGCGGTGGCATTGAAACCCGGCAAATATACCCTGCGTTTGAGCGTGCGCGATTCGCCATCCGGGCAAAGAACCCAGTCCCAAAAAGTTTTTTACGTCTATCAGCCGCCAACCTTGAGCGCGCAACCGGTGTCAACACCCAGTTCGCTCGCCGTGGCGATCGAGGCGCTCACCGCCAAGGAAGTCGAAGATGAATTTCAAAAGGTGAAATACATTGCCGATAAAACCGAAATCGATTTCTTCAGCCAATTGAAAACCCCGCAAGCCCAAAAGGATTTTTTGAAGGAATTTTGGGCCCGGCGCGAAACCGGCAGCGCCACGGAAGCCCCACGCCGGCGGATTGATTATTTGCGCCGGGTCGAGCTAGTCACGGAACGCTATTCAAGTTATACCAAAAAGGGCTGGCGCACCGACCGCGGCCGGGTGTTTATCTTGTACGGCCCGCCGGACGAAATCGAGCGCCATGCCAGCGAGGGTGTGTCCAAGCCGTATGAAGTTTGGTACTATTATCAAATCGAGAACGGGGTGCAATTCATTTTTCTCGACAAAAATGGCTTTGGCGATTATGAGCTGGTGCATTCCACCAAACGCGGCGAGCTTTATGACGAGGGTTGGAGCCGGTTTTTGCAGTAA
- a CDS encoding TonB-dependent receptor, with protein MRQRLVRLSFFALLLPCLAFAQEGKLRGKVTDRQTGDALIGATVTIEGTTLGAAADLNGEYIVLRVAPGTYTVRASYIGYAPVAIGNIRVSAGQTTTLDFALPPSSIEVGEVNIIAERPLVQRNTPNTVRVTTREDVQALPIRGTQTILALNAGVVRQDGQLYIRGGRAGEVAYFVDGASVTNRLNNSEGVSVIQEAYEELQLQAGGFTADVGGANSGAVMTTIRTGGSKFNFGVDYRTDDFAKSGNEFLGTHSYGFKNLVVNVGGPLEALKMRYFAAGQFNYQRTPAMFLTPFKFENVVTDGFDADPGRPLPGVVQIEENFLNRAWDRNYSVQGTLLSNFFDPLSLKLSGSYSFNKTPSNTRWPQNLTRLFNLSRSRNNETDVYFFNLKGTYPINPSTFVEAAAAVYNRNFESLDPRFGSDFMKYPDRLENERFGDTGNWTRRYRGPQVYSAANGFEFEAPGAPINSYFKNSQRSLQGSLDFVSQVTKNWELKVGGRYETWLMRQYNIGDIASGLELLNGIDGNTGGTFANEETRRVQWARQARVNNYGYDVFGKKVDGDVTGRDAPKKPIFGSAYAQNKFEYRDLVLNAGLRYEYFDPRARNFNDPQNYLSTDFDQSLDIIKEETLTEGESYDFLLPRLNFSFPVTDKTIFYAQYGKYVQMPSLNNLYVGLITLSRSLSPVTRGNAFLTPVGFLAKPERLTQYEMGFRQALTDNAALTITGFYKDTRDQLQVRKFVDANGNALFTAYLNEDFGTIKGLEFTFDLRRTKRLSARLNYTLQDARGTGSNPTSSFGVVERQDIGRFPNFINPLDFNQTHRGTILLDYRFGKGDGGQILQGLGAFALLTFNSGHPYTKIKEPESLGQADPYEFGIRPLNDPRTSFPIEAVNASSTPAVFNIDVTVNKVFYLSRFNVELYANVLNLLNSKNVINVYPNTGTAEDDGWLNSALAGEFLASLPSDLIRQQYVDFYRAFNLDNRYSYIGATGNDIYGAPRQIRFGIRLEY; from the coding sequence ATGCGGCAAAGATTAGTGAGGTTATCTTTCTTCGCTCTGCTGTTGCCTTGTTTGGCCTTTGCCCAAGAGGGAAAACTTCGCGGCAAGGTTACGGATAGGCAAACAGGTGATGCGTTGATTGGCGCCACCGTTACAATTGAGGGCACGACGCTGGGTGCTGCGGCGGACCTCAATGGAGAATATATCGTTCTCCGGGTGGCGCCAGGCACGTACACGGTCAGAGCTTCGTACATCGGTTATGCGCCGGTGGCAATCGGGAATATTCGCGTTTCCGCCGGCCAGACCACGACGCTCGATTTTGCCCTGCCGCCGTCCTCGATCGAGGTCGGCGAGGTGAACATCATCGCCGAGCGTCCTCTCGTGCAGCGCAACACCCCGAACACTGTGCGGGTGACCACGCGCGAAGACGTGCAGGCACTGCCGATTCGCGGCACGCAGACGATTCTGGCGTTGAACGCCGGGGTGGTGCGGCAGGATGGCCAGTTGTATATTCGCGGCGGGCGCGCCGGGGAAGTCGCCTATTTTGTTGACGGCGCTTCGGTGACCAACCGCCTGAACAACTCCGAAGGCGTCAGCGTCATTCAGGAAGCTTATGAAGAATTACAGTTGCAAGCCGGCGGCTTTACCGCGGATGTCGGCGGGGCCAACTCCGGCGCGGTGATGACGACCATTCGCACCGGCGGCAGCAAATTCAATTTTGGCGTTGACTATCGCACCGATGATTTCGCCAAATCCGGCAATGAATTTCTGGGCACGCATTCGTATGGTTTCAAAAATCTCGTCGTCAATGTCGGCGGACCGCTGGAGGCGCTGAAGATGCGCTATTTCGCCGCGGGCCAATTCAACTATCAGCGCACGCCGGCGATGTTTTTGACGCCGTTTAAGTTTGAAAATGTTGTGACCGATGGTTTCGATGCCGATCCGGGGCGCCCCTTGCCGGGAGTGGTTCAAATTGAAGAAAACTTTTTGAACCGGGCCTGGGATCGTAATTACTCGGTGCAAGGCACGTTGCTCTCCAATTTTTTCGATCCGTTGAGCTTGAAGCTTTCCGGAAGCTACAGCTTCAACAAGACGCCGAGCAACACCAGATGGCCGCAGAATTTGACGCGCCTCTTCAATCTCAGTCGCTCGCGCAACAATGAAACCGATGTTTATTTCTTCAATCTGAAGGGGACTTATCCGATCAATCCCTCGACCTTCGTCGAAGCTGCCGCAGCCGTTTACAATCGTAATTTTGAATCTTTGGATCCGCGCTTCGGCAGTGATTTCATGAAGTATCCGGATCGTCTGGAGAATGAGCGGTTCGGCGACACCGGCAATTGGACCCGGCGCTATCGCGGCCCGCAGGTTTACAGCGCGGCGAATGGTTTTGAATTTGAAGCGCCAGGCGCGCCAATCAATTCCTATTTCAAAAACTCGCAGCGCTCTCTGCAAGGCTCGCTGGACTTTGTCTCCCAAGTGACCAAAAATTGGGAGTTGAAAGTCGGCGGTCGCTATGAAACCTGGCTGATGCGCCAATACAACATCGGCGATATTGCCTCAGGTCTGGAGTTGTTGAATGGCATCGACGGCAATACGGGCGGAACTTTTGCGAATGAAGAGACCCGGCGAGTGCAGTGGGCCCGGCAGGCACGTGTGAACAATTATGGTTATGACGTCTTTGGCAAAAAGGTTGACGGCGACGTGACCGGACGCGACGCGCCGAAAAAACCGATTTTCGGATCAGCTTACGCGCAGAACAAATTTGAATACCGCGACTTGGTTTTGAACGCCGGTCTGCGGTACGAGTACTTTGACCCGCGCGCCAGAAATTTCAACGATCCGCAAAACTATCTGTCAACCGATTTTGACCAAAGCCTCGATATTATCAAAGAGGAAACCTTGACCGAGGGCGAGAGCTATGATTTCCTGTTGCCGCGCTTGAACTTCTCCTTCCCGGTCACGGACAAAACGATTTTCTACGCGCAATACGGCAAGTACGTGCAGATGCCGTCGTTGAACAATCTTTATGTCGGCCTCATCACGCTCAGCCGTTCGTTGAGCCCGGTGACTCGTGGCAACGCGTTTTTGACGCCGGTTGGCTTTCTCGCCAAGCCCGAACGCTTGACGCAGTATGAAATGGGCTTCCGCCAGGCGCTGACCGACAATGCGGCGTTGACGATCACGGGATTCTACAAAGACACCCGCGATCAGTTGCAAGTCCGGAAGTTTGTCGATGCCAACGGCAACGCGTTGTTCACCGCTTATCTGAACGAAGATTTCGGCACGATCAAGGGCTTGGAGTTTACCTTTGATTTGCGCCGCACCAAACGCCTTTCGGCGCGCTTGAACTACACGCTGCAAGATGCGCGCGGCACCGGCTCCAACCCCACCTCGTCGTTCGGCGTGGTTGAGCGCCAGGACATTGGCCGCTTCCCGAATTTCATCAATCCGCTTGATTTCAACCAAACCCACCGCGGCACGATTCTGCTCGACTATCGCTTCGGCAAAGGCGATGGCGGCCAGATTCTCCAGGGTCTCGGCGCCTTTGCGCTGTTGACGTTCAACAGCGGACATCCTTACACCAAGATCAAAGAGCCGGAGAGCCTGGGACAGGCCGATCCGTATGAATTTGGCATCCGTCCGCTCAACGACCCGCGCACCAGTTTCCCGATCGAAGCGGTGAATGCCTCCAGCACGCCGGCGGTGTTCAACATCGATGTGACGGTCAACAAGGTGTTCTATCTCAGCCGGTTCAACGTCGAGTTGTATGCGAATGTTTTGAATCTGTTGAATTCGAAGAACGTGATCAACGTGTATCCAAACACCGGCACGGCTGAAGACGACGGCTGGCTGAACAGTGCGCTGGCCGGAGAATTTCTGGCCAGTCTGCCGAGCGATCTTATTCGGCAGCAGTATGTGGATTTTTACCGCGCTTTTAACCTTGACAACAGGTACTCATACATTGGCGCCACCGGCAATGATATCTACGGTGCGCCACGCCAGATTCGCTTCGGTATTCGGTTGGAGTATTAA